The following coding sequences lie in one Clupea harengus chromosome 23, Ch_v2.0.2, whole genome shotgun sequence genomic window:
- the LOC116218591 gene encoding uncharacterized protein LOC116218591: MDNTEERLAEEVLRHEHLYNPSLSTHEHVQMTANSWREISASVGLDVQECIEGWGKMVDEYVFFHQMSWLDPYIEDSETSSNYDNKTESLSSEGIHSSSPESSTSAPEDSPESSTLVIPPAHRSRKRRRRMEPDQSSIADVFSMSVGRRIQLYRSFANVVPCPSPPLDQCALFGQIVGCLAKKLPKDRRRAIMCQVYSLLIKNQSDYVPYLQVNAICK; encoded by the exons ATGGACAACACTGAAGAGCGCCTAGCTGAAGAGGTCCTGAGGCACGAGCACCTCTACAACCCGTCTTTGAGTACCCACGAACACGTACAGATGACCGCAAACTCGTGGAGAGAGATTTCGGCTAGCGTAGGTTTAGATGTGCAAGAGTGCATCGAGGGATGGGGGAAGATGGTGGACGAATATGTTTTCTTTCACCAGATGTCGTGGTTGGACCCATACATAGAAGATAGTGAGACGTCGTCAAACTACGACAACAAG ACGGAGTCATTATCCAGTGAGGGGATCCATTCATCCTCCCCCGAGTCATCCACCTCAGCACCTGAGGACTCCCCCGAGTCATCCACCTTGGTCATACCGCCAGCTCATCGTTCACGAAAGAGGAGAAGACGGATGGAGCCAGACCAGAGTTCCATCGCCGATGTGTTCTCCATGTCCGTGGGGCGCAGGATACAACTGTACAGGAGCTTTGCGAATGTGGTACCCTGTCCATCACCACCACTAGACCAATGCGCTTTGTTTGGGCAAATTGTCGGTTGTCTGGCAAAGAAGCTGCCCAAAGACAGGCGACGGGCAATAATGTGCCAGGTATACAGCCTGCTGATTAAGAACCAGTCTGACTATGTGCCTTATTTGCAAGTTAATGCAATTTGTAAATAG
- the mfsd13a gene encoding transmembrane protein 180: MGRRQWGWCLNVSTAVLYGSLSLFVSILHNVFLLYYVETFVSVYKIDKLSFWVGETVFLIWNSLNDPLFGWLSDRSFLGSTKAGSQITGPEVVLQRLRALSRSGPLFALSFLAFWVAWARPSLQFLLCLCLYDGFLTVVDLNHNALLADLAVSAHARARLNFHSSLFSALGSLSVFMSYCFWDKEDFAAFRLFCVSLAAVSVLGFVTVLRLLKIRFQAEVRLRQGQDEGQALKELVVGQAPLVPQERPVTLGEYLRQLSRHRNFMWFTSMNLVQVFHCHFNSNFFPLFLEHLLSDRISASTGSFLLGVSYIAPHLNNLYFLALCQRYGVYQVIRWLFLLKLGLSVAMLLAGADHIYLLCIFIASNRVFTEGTCKLLNLVITDLVDEDYVRNRRQQAASALVFGMVALVTKPGQTFAPLIGTWLLCVYTGYDIFERNPLREVVAATAVPNPVGSMPLRQGCFYLLVFVPISCALLQLMAWSRFTLHGRRLQGIKAQRQGVEQGPFLDIKAI; this comes from the exons atgggaaGAAGGCAGTGGGGCTGGTGCCTGAATGTCTCGACGGCGGTGCTGTACGGCTCGCTGTCGCTGTTCGTCTCCATCCTGCACAACGTCTTCCTTCTCTACTATGTGGAGACGTTCGTGTCAGTTTACAAGATCGACAAGCTGTCCTTTTGGGTGGGAGAG ACGGTGTTTCTGATATGGAACAGCCTGAACGACCCTCTTTTCGGATGGCTGAGCGACCGCTCCTTCCTCGGATCCACAAA gGCGGGGTCTCAGATCACCGGGCCGGAGGTGGTCCTTCAGCGCTTGCGGGCGCTTTCCCGCAGTGGGCCGCTCTTCGCCCTCTCCTTCCTGGCCTTCTGGGTAGCGTGGGCACGGCCGTCGCTGCAGTTCctgctgtgcctgtgcctgtacGACGGCTTCCTGACGGTGGTGGACCTCAACCACAACGCCCTGCTGGCCGACCTGGCCGTGTCGGCGCACGCGCGCGCCCGCCTCAACTTCCACAGCTCGCTTTTCAGCGCCCTGGGCTCGCTGTCCGTCTTCATGTCCTACTGCTTCTGGGACAAGGAGGACTTCGCGGCGTTCCGGCTCTTCTGCGTCAGCCTGGCCGCCGTCTCCGTGCTGGGCTTCGTGACGGTCCTGCGCCTGCTAAAGATTCGcttccaggcagaggtcaggcTGCGGCAGGGTCAAGATGAGGGGCAGGCGCTCAAAGA GCTGGTTGTTGGCCAGGCTCCTCTGGTTCCCCAGGAGAGGCCAGTGACACTGGGGGAGTATCTGCGGCAGCTCTCGAGGCACCGGAACTTCATGTGGTTCACTTCTATGAACCTTGTCCAG gtTTTTCACTGCCACTTCAACAGCaacttcttccctctctttctggagCACCTGTTGTCAGACAGGATCTCTGCCTCGACAGGCTCCTTCCTACTGG GTGTGTCCTACATCGCGCCCCACCTGAACAACCTCTACTTCCTGGCCCTGTGCCAGCGTTACGGAGTGTACCAGGTGATCCGCTGGCTCTTCCTGCTAAAGCTGGGCCTCAGCGTGGCCATGCTGCTGGCAGGAGCCGACCACATCTACCTGCTGTGCATCTTCATCGCCAG TAACCGGGTGTTTACAGAGGGCACCTGCAAACTGCTCAACCTGGTCATCACCGACCTGGTGGACGAGGACTACGTGCGGAACCGGCGCCAGCAGGCAGCGTCCGCTCTGGTCTTTGGCATGGTTGCCCTGGTGACTAAGCCTGGGCAGACGTTTGCACCTCTGATCGGCACCTGGCTTCTGTGTGTCTATACAG gcTATGACATCTTCGAGCGGAACCCTCTGAGAGAGGTGGTGGCGGCCACAGCGGTCCCTAATCCTGTTGGCTCCATGCCCCTGCGGCAAGGCTGCTTCTACCTGTTGGTGTTCGTGCCCATCTCCTGTGCCCTGCTGCAGCTAATGGCCTGGTCCCGCTTCACGTTGCACGGGCGCCGCCTGCAGGGCATTAAGGCCCAGCGGCAGGGCGTGGAGCAGGGGCCCTTCCTGGACATCAAGGCCATCTGA